CGGGGCGGTACTTGTCCTTGAGGCCGACGATCCGGTTGAAGACCGGCGCGCCGGGCCTCGAGTCGATCTCATCGGCCATGAAGTAGCCGTGGCGGACGAACTGGAACCGGTCGCCCGGTTTCGCTTCGGACAGTCCCGGCTCGAACAGGCAACCCGGCAACGTCACAGCCGACTCCGGGTTGATGTACTCCTCGAACGTCCTCCCCTCCTCCACGTTCTCGGGATCCGGTACGGTACAGAGGCGGTCGTAGAGGCGAACCTCCCCCTTGAAGGCGTGCGCGGCGGAAACCCACTGGATCGCCGTCGTCTTCTTCCTCGGCCCGCCCGCCGGGGCGCCCTTCGAGCCCGGGTCGTACGAGCAGCGAAGCTCCGACACGTCGCCGGTCGAACGGTCCTTCACGACCTCGTCGCACTTCATGTAATAGCCGTTCATCAGCCGCGCCTCCCCGCCCGGCCGGAGGCGTCTCCAGTCGGCGGGGGGATCCTCGCTGAAGTCGGTCCGCTCGATGAACAGGTCGCGCGCGAGCGGCACCTTCCGGGACCCTTCCTTGCCGATGTCCCGCGGCCAGAACGGGGCGTCGAGCCACTCCACCTTTTCCGCCGGCCAGTTGGAGAGCGTCACCTTCAGCGGGCGCAGGACCGCCATCGCGCGGGGCGCCCGCGCGTTCAGGTCGTCCCGGATCGCGTCCTCCAGCAGCTCCATGCTCACCCGGCTGTTCGTCTTGTCCACGCCGATCCGCGCAGCGAAGAGGCGGATCCCGTCGGGCGTGTAGCCGCGGCGCCGCATGCCGGCGATGGTCGGCATCCGCGGGTCGTCCCATCCGGAGACGCGCTTCTCCTCCACCAGGCGGAGCAGCTTCCGCTTGCTCATGACCGTGTAGTCGAGGTTCAAACGCGCGAACTCGTACTGCCGGGGGCGCGGTTCCGGGAACAGGTTGTCGACCAGCCAGTCGTAGATCGCGCGGTTGTTCTCGAACTCGAGCGTGCAGATCGAGTGGGTGATGTTCTCGATCGCGTCGGAGAGCGGGTGGGCGAAATCGTACATGGGGTAGATGCACCAGGCATCGCCCCGGCGGTAGTGCGTCGCATGCCGGATCCGGTACAGGAGGGGGTCGCGCATCTTCATGTTGCGCGCGGCCATGTCGATCTTCGCCCGCAGGACGTGCGCACCGTCCGGGAACTCCCCCGCGCGCATCCGGGCGAACAGGTCGAGGTTCTCGTCCGCGGAGCGTACCCGGTACGGGCTTTCCACCCCCGGCATGGTGATCGTGCCCCTCCCCCTGCGGATCTCCTCCTCGCTCTGGCTGTCGACGTACGCCTTCCCGTCCCGGATCAGCCGGACCGCCAGTTCATGGAGCCGTTCGTAGTAATCCGAGGCGTAGAACAGCCTGTCCCCCCAGTCGAAGCCGAGCCAGCGGACGTCCCGCAGGATCGACTCGACGTACTTCATGTCCTCCGTTTCGGGGTTGGTATCGTCCATCCGCATGTGGCATACGCCCCCGAACTCCCGGGCGATGCCGAAATTCAGGCAGATGGACTTGGCGTGCCCGATGTGCAGGTATCCGTTCGGTTCGGGGGGGAACCGGGTGGCCACCCTGCCGCCGTAGGCGCCGGACAGGGTGTCTCTGCGGACGATCTCTCTCAGGAAATCGAGGGCTTCCCTGCTATCGGGCCCCCGGGAATTGGGTGTTCCGTTCGACATGGCGGACTTTCATGATTACCATGGAGTCCCCGGGCTGTCAAAATGCCCGGGGGCGCGCTGTTGACGGATTCAACGCATTGCGTCCAAAATGAATGGTTATAACCTGTTCCACGGGGGCCGGATGCGGAAACCGCTCTACCTGGCGATCATCGGCGGCTCGATCGCGGTGTGCGCGGTCGCACTCGGCATTTCGCTTACAAGGTATCTTTCCCTGCGGGCCTGGTCTCCGAATGCCGTCCCGCGGATCGCGGCGGCCTCCCAGGGGCCGCAGGCGGCGGTGCTCCCCCCGGAGCAATGGAGGAACCTCTTCGCGCCTTCCCAGGGTATGAAGCTTCCCTCCCGGCTCGCCAGCGTCGTCCCGGGCGCGGCTCCCGGCGCCCCTCGCACCAACTACGTTCTTCTCGGGACGATCTTTTCGCCGAACGCGGCGACGCGCAGGGCGGTCCTCTGGACGGACGGCATGAAGGAACCGCGGCTGGTGAAGGAAAAGGACGAGGTGGAACCGGGGGCGTTCCTGGCATCGGTCGAGCGCGACAAGGTGTGGATCGCGCGGGGGAAGGACCGGGAAAAGCTGGAACTCCTCCCCGTCGGCAGCCGCGCGCGCTCCTCGCCGTCCCCTCCCGGGACGGCGCAGACCGTTCCCGCCCCATCGGCGTCGGTATCCGGGGGACCCCCCGGCGACATCCGGGTCACGAGGATCGGCGACAACCGGTTCTCGATCGACGAGGGGGGCGTGGCGCAGCTCACCACCAACTTCAGCCAGTTCATGACCCAGATCCGACTCGTGCCGTACTTCGAGGGGAACCGGGCGGCCGGGTATCGGATCGCCGCGATCCGGCCCGGGACGACGTTCGACCGGCTCGGCTTCCAGGGGGGCGACGTGCTGCAGCAGGTGAACGGGCTCGACCTCGGCTCCCCGGAAAAGATGTACACCATTTTCCAGAACCTCAAGGACGAGAAGAAGGTGGCCGTGAACATCCTGAGGCAGGGACAGAAGAGCACCCTGACGTACGAAATCCGATGAACAGGGAGACCCCGATGCGAATACCGGCCCTTCTGGCCGCCGCGTGCCTTCTCCTGGCGATCGCCGCGCACGCGGCCGACCCGCCCCCCCCGGCGGCGGCTCCACCCCCGGCCTCGGCGCCTGTCCCGCCCCCGGCGCCACCCCCGGCCGAAGCGCCACCCCCGGCCGAAGCGGCACCCCCGGCCGAAGCAGCACCCCCGGCGCCCGCCCCTCCACCGCCGGCGCCCGCGACGGCTCCTCCCGGGGCGGCCGAGGGACAAGGGAAACGCGATGCGGGAGGAAAGCCCGACGCCCCGCCCGCCAAGGAAGCGCGCCCCCCGGTCTACCTTTCGATGGACTTCACCGACGTGGACCTGCCGGTTCTCGTCAAGTTCATGAGCGAGCAGACGAAGAAGAATTTCATCTTCGACGAACGGGTCCAGGGGAAGATCACCATCATCTCCCCGAGGAAGGTGACCCTGGACGAGGCGTACAGCGTCTTCCTCTCGGTGCTCCAGGTGAAGGGGTTCACCACGGTCGAGCAGGGGAACACGATCAAGATCATTCTCGCCCGGGAGGCCCGGCAGGACACGATCCCCACCGGATCGTCGAAGGAGGCGCCGCCGGGGGCGGAGTTCATCACGCGGCTGGTGCCGCTGCAGTACGTGGACACCGCCGAGGTGGTGTCGATCATCACTCCGCTGGTCTCGAAGGACGGGATGGTCTCGGCGATCCCTTCGTCCAACACGCTTCTGCTGATCGATTCCCGCTCCAACATCGACCGCGTGCTGAAGATCCTCTCGGAGCTCGACGTCGAGGGAACCGCGGGGGGCCTCAAGGTGTTCCCTCTCGCCTATGCCAACGCGGCGGAGGCGGCGCGGACCATCGAATCGCTGTACCAGGAGACGCCGGGCGGACAGCCCGGGGCCAGGCCCCGGGCCAGGCGGTTCACCCGGCCCCGCGGCGTCCCGGTCAAGTTCCTCCCCGAGGCCCGGACGAACAGCCTGATCGTCCTGGCCTCCGCGGAGATCCTCGCGGACGTCGCCGACCTTCTCTCGAAGATCGACATCCCGGCGCCTTCCGGGGGGGGGAAGATCAGCGTGTACTACCTGGAGAATGCGGACGCCGAGGAGGTTTCCAAGGTCCTCGCCTCCCTCGCCGAGAAGCGTCCCGGCCAACCGGCCGCCCAGGCTCCGGCGGGAGCGCAGGCCCGGGACGCCCAGCCGACCGTGAAGAGCGTGCTCTCCGCCGATCTCGAAGGCGGCGTCAAGGTCACCCCGGACAAGGCCACCAATTCGCTCGTGATCGTCGCCTCCCCCAACGACCTCATCACCCTGACCGAAGTGATCAAGAAGCTCGACATCCGTCGCCGCCAGGTCTTCGTCGAGGCGGTCATCATGGAGATCTCCCTGGACAAGGGCCGCGACATCGGGACGGAATTCCGCGGCGCGGTGCAGACCGGGGACGGCGCGGCCATCACCGGGACGAACTTCGACTTCCAGGGGAACGTCAACAGCCTCCTGGGCGCCATCGCCGCCGGAAACCCGCTCATCTTTCCCGGATCCGGGCTGATCGCGGGCGGCATCGCCGGAAACGTCCGGCTTCCCGACGGCACGGAGATCCCCGCCGTCACCGCGGTCCTCCGGGCGGCGCAATCGCTCACCAACGTCAACATCCTCTCCTCCCCCCACCTGCTGACGCAGGACAACAAAGAGGCGGAGATCGTGGTCGGGGAGAACGTCCCGTTCATCACCAGCCAGTCGCGCGACTCGACGAACCTGGCCAACGTCATCAACACGATCGAGCGGAAGGACGTCGGGATCACGCTTCGGATCACGCCACACATCCACGAGAGCGAGTACGTGAGCCTGGACATCTTCCAGGAGTCCTCCGCGCTGAAGGACACCTCCCTCCTCGCGAACACCACGGTGGGGCCCACCACGACGAAGCGGTCCGCGAAGACCAGCGTGCTGGTGAAGAACGGCGACATGGTGATCCTCGGCGGGATGATGCAGGAGACGGCGCAGGACATCGAGCGCAAGGTGCCGCTGCTCGGGGACATCCCCCTGCTCGGCTACCTGTTCAAGTTCAAGAGCGTCTCGCGGAAGAAGACCAACCTGCTCATTATGCTGACGCCCCGCGTCATCCGGGAGCCCGGCGAGCTGGCGAAGCCGACGGCCGAGCAGCGGAAGCGGCTCGACGAGTTCGTTGCCGAGGGACGGCGGAACCTCGACCGTACGTTCACGCCGCCGGCGGGCAAGGAGAAGCCTTGACCGAACCGGCGGATTCGAATCGCGCGGCGGAGGACCCCGGGGCGTTTTCGCCCGAAGTGGGGCTGCTGGCGAAGATCCCGATCGGGTACGCCCGGAGGCACCTGGTCCTGCCGTGCCGCGCGCCCGGCGGGGAGGTCGTGCTCCTTGCGGGGAAGCCCGACTCCCGGGAAGCGGTCGACGAGATGCGGTTCCTGACCGGAGCGGTCCGCGTGGTGTCCGCCCCCGGCGACCGGGTGCTCCCGATGATCGACGCGGCGTACGAACGGGTGCACGCCCCCGAGCGCGACATCGAGGACGGGCTCTCCGGGGAGTGGGACGTCGACGTGAACGCCGCCATAGAGGAGACGCGCGACCTCCTCGAGTCGCCCGACGAGGCGCCCGTCATCCGCTTCGTCCACTCGGTCCTGTTCCGCGCCATCCGCGAACGGTCCAGCGACATCCACTTCGAGCCGTACGAGAAGGAGCTGGTCGTCCGCAACCGCGTGGACGGCATCCTCTACCCGATGGTCACCGCCCCCCGGAAGTGGCACGCTCCCGCGGTATCGCGCGTGAAGGTCATGGCGGGGCTCGACATCGCGGAGCGGCGCCTTCCGCAGGACGGTCGGATCCGGATACGGCTCGGGGGGCGGGAGATCGACATCCGCGTCTCCACCGTCCCCACCGCGTTCGGGGAACGGGCGGTGCTGCGCATCCTCGACCGTTCAACCTTTCTCGTGGGACTCTCCGACCTCGGACTCGACCCGGCCGACCACTCCGCGCTCGAGCGGGTCCTTTCCCGTTCGAGCGGAATCCTGCTCGTCACCGGCCCCACCGGCTCCGGGAAGACGACCACGCTGTACGCCGCGCTGCGCCGGCTCGACTCCGGGACCAAGAACATCATCACGATCGAGGACCCGGTGGAATACCAGATCCAGGGGATCGGGCAGATCCAGGTCAACCCGAAGATCCAGCTCACGTTCGCCAACGGCCTCCGGTCGATCCTCCGGCAGGACCCGGACATCATCATGGTCGGCGAGATCCGGGACCCCGAGACCGCGGAGATCGCGATCCAGGCGTCCCTCACCGGACACCTCGTCCTGTCCACGCTCCATACGAACGACTCCGCGAGCGCCGTCACCCGCCTGGTGGACATGGGGATCGAGCCGTTCCTCGTCGCGTCGTCGCTCTCCGCGGTCGTCGCGCAGCGGCTGGTCCGGCGCCTGTGTCCCGAGTGCAAGGTCCCATACCGCCCGGACGCCGCGGAAATCGCGAGCCTCGGCCTGTCCTCCGCGCCCTCCGGCCCCTGGTACCGGCCCGCGGGGTGCGGCAAATGCCTCCAGACCGGGTACGCCGGCCGAACGGGACTCTTCGAGATCCTCCCCGCGGACGAGAGCATCCGGTCGCTGATCCTCACCCGGTCGGACTCGGACGGGATCAAGTCGCACGCGGTTTCGCGCGGGATGCGGACGGTCCTGGCCGCGGGCGCGGAGAAGGTCGCGGCGGGGCTGACCTCCGTGGAGGAGGTCCTCCGCGTAACGCAGGAGGAGTAACCCTTCTTGCCGACGTACCGCTACAAAGGGGTCTCCCGCGACGGCGCGGACGCGAAGGGCGTGCTCGAGGCGGACACGCCGGCCCAGGCGCGGAAAAAGCTGCACGCGGAGGGGGTGTTCCCCCTCACGCTCGCCGAAGGGGCGGAAGGAAGAAAGGGATCCGTTTTCCCGTCCCTCCTCGGGCAGTCCGATTTCCTTCCGCTGCTCACCCGGCAGCTCGCGACGCTGGTGGGGGCGGGCGTGCCGCTCGTCGGGGCCCTTCAGTCGGTGGCATCCCAGATCGACGACCCGCAAAGCCGAAAGGTGCTCCTCGACGTGCAGGAGTCGGTCCGCGGCGGCGCGCCTCTGGCGCGCGCCGTGGAGGCGCACCCGTCGGTGTTCCCCGAGCTTTACGCGAGCATGGTGCGGGCCGGCGAGGAGAGCGGGACGCTCGGCCTCGCCCTCTCCCGTCTCGCGGACCACCTGGAGGAGCACGCACGCACGAGGAACCGGGTCCGGTCGGCGCTGGCCTACCCGCTCCTGATGGCGATCGTGGCCGCCCTCGTGGTGGTGTTCCTGCTCACGTTCGTGGTTCCGAAGATCGTGGGGATCTTCTCCCACCTCGGGCAGGCGCTCCCGCTGCCCACGCGCGTCCTGATCGCGGTGACCGACGCGCTCGCCGCCGGGTGGTGGGCGATCCTCCTTCTGGCCGGAGGGGCCACCCTGCTCGCGCGCAGGCGCCTGGCGACGGAGCGCGGAAAGCGATCCCTGGACGCCGTTCTGCTGAAGCTGCCGCTTTTGGGCCGCCTCGCGCACCTGTCCGCGCTTTCCCGGTTCGCCCGCACGCTCTCGACGCTGGTGTCGGGAGGGATCCCGGTGGACCGCGCGCTCCGGATCGTCGCCCCCGTGGTCGGCAACGTCGTGATGGGCGACTCGGTCGTCGCCGCGGCGGACCGGGTCGTGGAGGGCGCCACCCTGTCGGACGCCCTGCGCGCGCACCCGGAGATCCCCCAGACCCTGATCCAGATGGTGGCGGTCGGCGAGGAGAGCGGAACGCTGGGGAACATGCTGGACCGCGCGGCCGACGCGATGGACGAGGAGACGGAGGCGCGGCTGTCGCGGCTGCTCTCTCTCCTGGAGCCGGCGATCATCCTGGCCATGGGAACGGTGGTCGCGTTCATCGTGGTGTCCATTCTCTTGCCGCTGCTCGACATTTCCCGGATCGTCCGTTAGGATGCGCCGATGTATACGCAACGAATGCCGGGGGGCCGGCTCCGCAACCGGGCGGGGTTCACCCTGATCGAGATCATGGTCGTCATCGTCATCCTGGGGCTCCTCGCCGCCCTGGTGGTTCCGAAGCTCATCGGGAGAACCGAGGAGGCGAAGAAAACGCAGGCGCGGGTGCAGATCAAGCACATCGAGCAGGC
Above is a genomic segment from Deltaproteobacteria bacterium containing:
- a CDS encoding glutamine--tRNA ligase/YqeY domain fusion protein, giving the protein MSNGTPNSRGPDSREALDFLREIVRRDTLSGAYGGRVATRFPPEPNGYLHIGHAKSICLNFGIAREFGGVCHMRMDDTNPETEDMKYVESILRDVRWLGFDWGDRLFYASDYYERLHELAVRLIRDGKAYVDSQSEEEIRRGRGTITMPGVESPYRVRSADENLDLFARMRAGEFPDGAHVLRAKIDMAARNMKMRDPLLYRIRHATHYRRGDAWCIYPMYDFAHPLSDAIENITHSICTLEFENNRAIYDWLVDNLFPEPRPRQYEFARLNLDYTVMSKRKLLRLVEEKRVSGWDDPRMPTIAGMRRRGYTPDGIRLFAARIGVDKTNSRVSMELLEDAIRDDLNARAPRAMAVLRPLKVTLSNWPAEKVEWLDAPFWPRDIGKEGSRKVPLARDLFIERTDFSEDPPADWRRLRPGGEARLMNGYYMKCDEVVKDRSTGDVSELRCSYDPGSKGAPAGGPRKKTTAIQWVSAAHAFKGEVRLYDRLCTVPDPENVEEGRTFEEYINPESAVTLPGCLFEPGLSEAKPGDRFQFVRHGYFMADEIDSRPGAPVFNRIVGLKDKYRP
- the gspD gene encoding type II secretion system secretin GspD, encoding MRIPALLAAACLLLAIAAHAADPPPPAAAPPPASAPVPPPAPPPAEAPPPAEAAPPAEAAPPAPAPPPPAPATAPPGAAEGQGKRDAGGKPDAPPAKEARPPVYLSMDFTDVDLPVLVKFMSEQTKKNFIFDERVQGKITIISPRKVTLDEAYSVFLSVLQVKGFTTVEQGNTIKIILAREARQDTIPTGSSKEAPPGAEFITRLVPLQYVDTAEVVSIITPLVSKDGMVSAIPSSNTLLLIDSRSNIDRVLKILSELDVEGTAGGLKVFPLAYANAAEAARTIESLYQETPGGQPGARPRARRFTRPRGVPVKFLPEARTNSLIVLASAEILADVADLLSKIDIPAPSGGGKISVYYLENADAEEVSKVLASLAEKRPGQPAAQAPAGAQARDAQPTVKSVLSADLEGGVKVTPDKATNSLVIVASPNDLITLTEVIKKLDIRRRQVFVEAVIMEISLDKGRDIGTEFRGAVQTGDGAAITGTNFDFQGNVNSLLGAIAAGNPLIFPGSGLIAGGIAGNVRLPDGTEIPAVTAVLRAAQSLTNVNILSSPHLLTQDNKEAEIVVGENVPFITSQSRDSTNLANVINTIERKDVGITLRITPHIHESEYVSLDIFQESSALKDTSLLANTTVGPTTTKRSAKTSVLVKNGDMVILGGMMQETAQDIERKVPLLGDIPLLGYLFKFKSVSRKKTNLLIMLTPRVIREPGELAKPTAEQRKRLDEFVAEGRRNLDRTFTPPAGKEKP
- the gspE gene encoding type II secretion system ATPase GspE → MTEPADSNRAAEDPGAFSPEVGLLAKIPIGYARRHLVLPCRAPGGEVVLLAGKPDSREAVDEMRFLTGAVRVVSAPGDRVLPMIDAAYERVHAPERDIEDGLSGEWDVDVNAAIEETRDLLESPDEAPVIRFVHSVLFRAIRERSSDIHFEPYEKELVVRNRVDGILYPMVTAPRKWHAPAVSRVKVMAGLDIAERRLPQDGRIRIRLGGREIDIRVSTVPTAFGERAVLRILDRSTFLVGLSDLGLDPADHSALERVLSRSSGILLVTGPTGSGKTTTLYAALRRLDSGTKNIITIEDPVEYQIQGIGQIQVNPKIQLTFANGLRSILRQDPDIIMVGEIRDPETAEIAIQASLTGHLVLSTLHTNDSASAVTRLVDMGIEPFLVASSLSAVVAQRLVRRLCPECKVPYRPDAAEIASLGLSSAPSGPWYRPAGCGKCLQTGYAGRTGLFEILPADESIRSLILTRSDSDGIKSHAVSRGMRTVLAAGAEKVAAGLTSVEEVLRVTQEE
- the gspF gene encoding type II secretion system inner membrane protein GspF is translated as MPTYRYKGVSRDGADAKGVLEADTPAQARKKLHAEGVFPLTLAEGAEGRKGSVFPSLLGQSDFLPLLTRQLATLVGAGVPLVGALQSVASQIDDPQSRKVLLDVQESVRGGAPLARAVEAHPSVFPELYASMVRAGEESGTLGLALSRLADHLEEHARTRNRVRSALAYPLLMAIVAALVVVFLLTFVVPKIVGIFSHLGQALPLPTRVLIAVTDALAAGWWAILLLAGGATLLARRRLATERGKRSLDAVLLKLPLLGRLAHLSALSRFARTLSTLVSGGIPVDRALRIVAPVVGNVVMGDSVVAAADRVVEGATLSDALRAHPEIPQTLIQMVAVGEESGTLGNMLDRAADAMDEETEARLSRLLSLLEPAIILAMGTVVAFIVVSILLPLLDISRIVR